The Streptomyces laurentii genome contains a region encoding:
- a CDS encoding integral membrane protein (ABC-2 family transporter protein; cl01496;~ABC-type uncharacterized transport system, permeasecomponent [General function prediction only];~identified by MetaGeneAnnotator; putative;~integral membrane protein [Streptomyces pristinaespiralis ATCC25486]): MLRLYATVAAGGFRRHATYRVATLAGVFTNTVFGFVLSYTYMALWDARPGLGGYGMGDALAYVWIGQALITVCGLMGGGFEDELIERIRTGDIAVDLYRPADLQAWWFAANLGRSGFQLLGRGIVPMAFGALVFDLTLPSRPWTWLAFVLAVACGSVVGFAVWYLVAMSAFWLLDGQGVVQVAWLSGLFFSGMLLPLNVFPGALGEVARLLPWASMLQVPVDVYLERYTGWGLLRAYGFQLGWAVALLAAGRAVQSVATRKVVVQGG; this comes from the coding sequence ATGCTGCGGCTGTACGCGACGGTCGCCGCGGGTGGTTTCCGGCGCCATGCCACCTACCGGGTGGCCACCTTGGCCGGGGTGTTCACCAACACCGTGTTCGGTTTCGTCCTGTCGTACACCTACATGGCCCTCTGGGACGCGCGCCCCGGCCTCGGCGGATACGGCATGGGCGACGCGCTCGCCTATGTGTGGATCGGACAGGCCCTGATCACCGTGTGCGGGCTGATGGGCGGCGGCTTCGAGGACGAGCTGATCGAGCGGATCCGTACCGGCGACATCGCCGTCGACCTCTACCGGCCCGCCGACCTCCAGGCCTGGTGGTTCGCCGCCAACCTGGGCCGGTCGGGCTTCCAGCTGCTCGGCCGGGGCATCGTGCCGATGGCGTTCGGCGCGCTCGTGTTCGACCTGACGCTGCCGTCCCGGCCGTGGACCTGGCTCGCCTTCGTGCTGGCGGTGGCGTGCGGCTCGGTGGTCGGGTTCGCGGTCTGGTACCTGGTCGCGATGAGCGCGTTCTGGCTGCTCGACGGGCAGGGCGTGGTGCAGGTGGCCTGGCTGAGCGGGCTGTTCTTCTCCGGGATGCTGCTGCCGTTGAACGTCTTCCCGGGCGCGCTGGGCGAGGTGGCGCGGCTGCTGCCGTGGGCGTCGATGCTGCAGGTGCCGGTCGACGTCTATCTGGAGCGGTACACGGGGTGGGGGCTGCTGCGGGCGTACGGATTCCAGCTGGGCTGGGCGGTCGCGCTGCTGGCGGCGGGGCGGGCCGTGCAGTCGGTGGCGACGCGGAAGGTGGTGGTGCAGGGTGGCTGA
- a CDS encoding multimodular transpeptidase-transglycosylase (Multimodular transpeptidase-transglycosylase [Streptomyces venezuelae ATCC10712];~Penicillin binding protein transpeptidase domain; cl17760;~Transglycosylase; pfam00912;~identified by MetaGeneAnnotator; putative;~penicillin-binding protein, 1A family; TIGR02074) translates to MTGDAPPPDPAAWEPRDPTVPAPAAEGPPSPPDGPTPRNGRGRKARKPRSRRRRILHGLLAATTLGALLLLGTLVAGYLLVDIPAANATAVAQSNVFLYRDGSTLARSGDVDRENVSLARVPLTVQHAVFAAEERDFRDAPAVDPRAMLRATWNTLRGRGRQSGSTITQQYVKNYYLGQEQTLTRKAKEFFISLRVGHEKTKDEILEGYLNTSYFGRNAYGIQAAAHAYYGKNAKDLGIAEGAYLASLLNSPNAYDVATHPENRARALARWRYVLDGMVKEGWLTPAARDAATFPTPKPVRATAGLSGQRGYLVQAVEQYLDENGVVDEKTFAAGGFRVTTTLDPDRQQALADAVEERVTSRLDPARNPADRWVRVGGAAIDPATGDVVALYGGIDYTRQYVNNATRRDYQVGSTFKPFVLATALQHEARTQDGEPITPNTLYNGDNKRPVRGWTGAPYDPANEDDTNYGDITLRQATDQSVNAVYAQLAVDAGPARVRRTAVDLGLPTRTPDLTASPSIALGPATASVLDLTQAYATLANHGTHGTYTLVAKVTRDGTDLTLPRAKHPAPVQALGREAADTTTSVLRGVVDDGTGTAALTAGRPAAGKTGTAEDDKAAWFAGYTPDLAAVIAMMGQDPKTGRQLPLYGALGQRRINGGGAPAEIWGRFVRDALADTPPKDFDLQLMDGAEPPEPSASSPAGQGHEGPQHGPRGRGTTPNGGRGGQGQTPGQSPGQVPGQGPGHTRPGGPTHQEPPRPAPAPVPAEPAPQQPPRPAPDQPYTPYPPPTPDGPDTPGSPGMPDLPGTTPQPQQPPVSDPRWL, encoded by the coding sequence ATGACCGGCGACGCACCACCCCCCGACCCCGCCGCCTGGGAGCCCCGCGACCCCACCGTCCCCGCGCCCGCCGCCGAAGGCCCGCCGTCCCCGCCCGACGGCCCCACCCCCCGGAACGGCAGGGGCCGCAAAGCCCGAAAGCCCCGCTCACGGCGCCGCCGGATCCTCCACGGCCTCCTCGCCGCGACCACCCTCGGCGCCCTACTCCTCCTCGGCACCCTCGTCGCCGGCTACCTCCTCGTCGACATCCCCGCCGCCAACGCCACCGCCGTCGCCCAGTCCAACGTCTTCCTCTACCGCGACGGCAGCACCCTCGCCCGCTCAGGTGACGTCGACCGCGAGAACGTCAGCCTCGCGCGCGTCCCCCTCACCGTCCAGCACGCCGTCTTCGCCGCCGAGGAACGCGACTTCCGCGACGCCCCCGCCGTCGACCCCCGCGCCATGCTCCGCGCCACCTGGAACACCCTGCGCGGCCGAGGCCGCCAATCCGGCTCCACCATCACCCAGCAGTACGTCAAGAACTACTACCTCGGCCAGGAACAGACCCTCACCCGCAAAGCCAAGGAGTTCTTCATCTCGCTGCGCGTCGGCCACGAGAAGACCAAGGACGAGATCCTCGAGGGCTACCTCAACACCAGCTACTTCGGCCGCAACGCCTACGGCATCCAGGCCGCCGCCCACGCCTACTACGGCAAGAACGCCAAGGACCTCGGCATCGCCGAAGGCGCGTACCTCGCCTCCCTCCTCAACTCCCCCAACGCCTACGACGTCGCCACCCACCCCGAGAACCGCGCCCGCGCCCTCGCCCGCTGGCGCTACGTCCTCGACGGCATGGTCAAGGAAGGCTGGCTGACCCCCGCCGCCCGCGACGCCGCCACCTTCCCCACCCCCAAGCCCGTCCGCGCCACCGCCGGGCTCTCCGGGCAGCGCGGCTACCTCGTCCAGGCCGTCGAGCAGTACCTCGACGAGAACGGCGTCGTCGACGAGAAAACCTTCGCCGCCGGCGGCTTCCGCGTCACCACCACCCTCGACCCCGACCGCCAGCAGGCCCTCGCCGACGCCGTCGAGGAACGCGTCACCTCACGCCTCGACCCCGCCCGCAACCCCGCCGACCGCTGGGTACGCGTCGGCGGCGCCGCCATCGACCCCGCCACCGGCGACGTCGTCGCCCTCTACGGCGGCATCGACTACACCCGGCAGTACGTCAACAACGCCACCCGCCGCGACTACCAGGTCGGCTCCACCTTCAAGCCCTTCGTCCTCGCCACCGCCCTCCAACACGAGGCCCGGACCCAGGACGGCGAACCCATCACCCCCAACACCCTCTACAACGGCGACAACAAACGCCCCGTACGCGGCTGGACCGGCGCCCCCTACGACCCCGCCAACGAAGACGACACCAACTACGGCGACATCACCCTCCGCCAGGCCACCGACCAGTCCGTCAACGCCGTCTACGCCCAGCTCGCCGTCGACGCCGGCCCCGCCCGGGTCCGCCGGACCGCCGTCGACCTCGGCCTGCCCACCCGTACCCCCGACCTGACCGCCTCCCCCTCCATCGCCCTGGGCCCCGCCACCGCCAGCGTCCTCGACCTCACCCAGGCATATGCCACGCTCGCCAACCACGGCACCCACGGCACATACACCCTCGTCGCCAAGGTCACCCGCGACGGCACCGACCTCACCCTCCCCCGCGCCAAACACCCCGCACCCGTCCAGGCCCTCGGCCGCGAAGCCGCCGACACCACCACCTCCGTCCTGCGCGGGGTCGTCGACGACGGCACCGGAACCGCCGCGCTCACCGCCGGCCGGCCCGCCGCCGGCAAGACCGGCACCGCCGAGGACGACAAGGCCGCCTGGTTCGCCGGCTACACCCCCGACCTCGCCGCCGTCATCGCGATGATGGGCCAGGACCCCAAGACCGGACGCCAGCTCCCCCTCTACGGAGCCCTCGGACAACGCCGTATCAACGGCGGCGGCGCACCCGCCGAGATCTGGGGACGATTCGTCCGCGACGCCCTCGCCGACACCCCGCCCAAGGACTTCGACCTCCAGCTGATGGACGGCGCCGAACCTCCCGAGCCGAGCGCGAGCAGCCCAGCGGGCCAGGGACACGAAGGGCCCCAGCACGGCCCACGCGGCCGCGGCACGACACCAAACGGAGGACGAGGCGGCCAGGGACAGACACCGGGACAGAGCCCGGGACAGGTTCCGGGCCAGGGCCCGGGGCACACTCGGCCCGGCGGCCCCACACACCAGGAACCACCACGCCCGGCCCCCGCGCCCGTACCCGCCGAACCGGCCCCTCAACAACCCCCGCGGCCCGCACCCGACCAGCCGTACACCCCGTACCCGCCGCCGACCCCCGACGGACCCGACACGCCCGGCTCACCCGGCATGCCGGACCTCCCCGGCACCACGCCGCAGCCGCAACAGCCGCCCGTCAGTGACCCGAGGTGGCTTTGA
- a CDS encoding quaternary ammonium compound-resistance protein sugE (Membrane transporters of cations and cationic drugs [Inorganicion transport andmetabolism]; COG2076;~Quaternary ammonium compound-resistance protein sugE [Streptomyces venezuelae ATCC10712];~identified by MetaGeneAnnotator; putative) — MFRLVEVWVVMAWVVLIVAGVLEVGWSVGMKYTEGFTRLWPSVFTIAGIVGSMVLLAQATKTLPIGTAYGVWVGIGAAGAAVYGMFVLGEPATAARIFFVCLLLVAVVGLKATSGH; from the coding sequence ATGTTCCGTCTCGTGGAGGTGTGGGTCGTCATGGCCTGGGTCGTTCTCATAGTCGCCGGTGTGCTGGAAGTCGGCTGGTCGGTCGGCATGAAGTACACGGAGGGTTTCACCCGTCTGTGGCCGAGTGTGTTCACGATCGCGGGGATCGTGGGGTCGATGGTGTTGCTGGCGCAGGCCACCAAGACGCTGCCGATCGGTACGGCATATGGCGTGTGGGTGGGTATCGGCGCGGCGGGCGCGGCGGTGTACGGGATGTTCGTGCTGGGGGAGCCGGCGACGGCGGCCCGGATCTTCTTCGTCTGTCTGCTGCTGGTGGCGGTGGTCGGGCTCAAAGCCACCTCGGGTCACTGA
- a CDS encoding groES-family molecular chaperone (Chaperonin 10 Kd subunit (cpn10 or GroES); Cpn10 cooperates with chaperonin 60 (cpn60 or GroEL), an ATPase, to assist the folding and assembly of proteins and is foundin eubacterial cytosol, as well as in the matrix of mitochondria and chloroplasts. It...; cd00320;~GroES-family molecular chaperone [Streptomyces albus J1074];~identified by MetaGeneAnnotator; putative;~mobile loop;~oligomerisation interface [polypeptide binding];~roof hairpin), producing the protein MSDNTHDKLPIRMLHDRVLVRTDSPEGERRSGGGILIPATAAVGRRLAWAEVVAVGQNVRTVEIGDRVLYDPEDRAEVEVRGVAYVLMRERDLHAVAADRFQDASGATGLYL; encoded by the coding sequence GTGAGCGACAACACGCACGACAAACTGCCCATCCGGATGCTGCACGACCGGGTCCTGGTCCGGACCGACTCTCCCGAGGGGGAGCGGCGCTCGGGTGGCGGCATCCTCATTCCGGCGACCGCGGCCGTCGGCCGTCGTCTGGCGTGGGCCGAGGTGGTGGCGGTCGGGCAGAACGTCCGTACCGTCGAGATCGGTGACCGGGTGCTGTACGACCCCGAGGACCGTGCCGAGGTCGAGGTGCGGGGCGTGGCCTATGTGCTGATGCGGGAGCGGGATCTGCACGCGGTGGCGGCGGATCGTTTCCAGGACGCCTCGGGTGCCACGGGTCTGTATCTCTGA
- a CDS encoding membrane protein (Protein of unknown function (DUF3618); pfam12277;~identified by MetaGeneAnnotator; putative;~membrane protein [Streptomyces pristinaespiralis ATCC25486]), translating to MSEARTPAQIEADIVRRREQLAVTLDEIGIRLHPKTIVGDAKAKVAAQVDHTAGRAFVAVNRVVSDVKARFTHADGAPRMDRVVPAAMVAVAVVGLIAMSCREKDK from the coding sequence GTGTCGGAGGCCAGGACCCCTGCGCAGATCGAGGCGGACATCGTCCGCCGGCGCGAACAGCTCGCCGTCACGCTTGACGAGATCGGCATTCGGCTGCACCCGAAGACGATCGTCGGCGACGCCAAGGCCAAGGTCGCGGCTCAGGTCGACCACACCGCCGGGCGGGCGTTCGTCGCCGTGAACCGGGTCGTCTCGGACGTGAAGGCGCGCTTCACGCACGCCGACGGCGCGCCCCGCATGGACCGGGTGGTGCCGGCCGCGATGGTCGCGGTGGCCGTGGTGGGGCTGATCGCGATGTCGTGCCGGGAGAAGGACAAGTAG
- a CDS encoding peroxiredoxin Q/BCP (Peroxiredoxin (PRX) family, Bacterioferritin comigratory protein (BCP) subfamily; composed of thioredoxin-dependent thiol peroxidases, widely expressed in pathogenic bacteria, that protect cells against toxicity from reactive oxygen species by reducing...; cd03017;~catalytic triad [active];~identified by MetaGeneAnnotator; putative;~peroxiredoxin Q/BCP [Amycolatopsis mediterranei U32]), translated as MSERLQPGDTAPAFTLPDADGKDVSLADHKGRKVIVYFYPAALTPGCTKQACDFTDNLDLLTEAGYDVIGVSPDKPEKLAKFREKENLKVTLVGDPEKKILEAYGAFGEKKLYGKTVTGVIRSTIVVDEDGKVEHAFYNVKATGHVAKIIRDLGI; from the coding sequence ATGAGCGAGCGACTGCAGCCCGGCGACACCGCCCCCGCCTTCACCCTCCCCGACGCGGACGGCAAGGACGTCTCCCTCGCGGACCACAAGGGCCGCAAGGTCATCGTCTACTTCTACCCGGCCGCCCTGACCCCCGGCTGCACCAAGCAGGCCTGCGACTTCACCGACAACCTGGACCTCCTCACCGAGGCCGGCTACGACGTCATCGGCGTGTCCCCGGACAAGCCGGAGAAGCTCGCGAAGTTCCGCGAGAAGGAAAACCTCAAGGTCACGCTGGTCGGCGACCCGGAGAAGAAGATCCTGGAGGCGTACGGCGCCTTCGGCGAGAAGAAGCTCTACGGCAAGACGGTGACGGGCGTCATCCGCTCCACGATCGTCGTCGACGAGGACGGCAAGGTCGAGCACGCCTTCTACAACGTGAAGGCCACGGGCCACGTCGCCAAGATCATCCGCGACCTGGGCATCTGA
- a CDS encoding HNH endonuclease (HNH endonuclease [Streptomyces fulvissimus DSM40593];~HNH nucleases; HNH endonuclease signature which is foundin viral, prokaryotic, and eukaryotic proteins. The alignment includes members of the large group of homing endonucleases, yeast intron 1 protein, MutS, as well as bacterial colicins, pyocins, and...; cd00085;~UniProt-pubmed:17030794; UniProt-pubmed:18375553; UniProt-pubmed:20624727; UniProt-pubmed:21463507; UniProt-pubmed:21551298;~identified by MetaGeneAnnotator; putative): protein MSESPSVYDRERLGAAAAASSGWTDLMRRLGVTVSGGRRRTIQPKVVEYGIDTSHFTRRSPWRKYPDSVIEAAVASSTTLREVVQKLGAPPATGTLSHISRRIAAAGIDVSHISGLNRTQQELPFTDDELRVAAAAASSVRETARLLGVPDDSRSRAALRHMLDKRGIDVDHFSHRRPKVEKSRLRAAVSTAESFADVMRTLELPVTDQNHRRVRRWAAEFALDTSHFKRRTWGTVRVAPPKSIADTVLRVRPEGSSRENRDRLHRALAEVGVPYRCVSCGSRGGWMRGRITLHIDHIDGNWLDNRRENLRYLCPNCHALTETWCRNRRGRTSQTDAERPVPCQTASGGGAVATQQT from the coding sequence ATGTCCGAGAGCCCGTCCGTATACGACCGAGAGCGACTGGGCGCCGCAGCGGCGGCATCAAGCGGCTGGACCGACCTCATGCGCAGACTCGGCGTGACGGTGAGCGGTGGGCGCCGCCGGACGATCCAGCCGAAGGTCGTCGAGTACGGCATCGACACCAGCCATTTCACACGGCGCAGCCCTTGGCGCAAGTACCCGGACAGCGTCATCGAAGCGGCAGTGGCCTCCTCCACGACCTTGCGGGAGGTGGTCCAGAAGCTCGGCGCGCCACCGGCGACCGGAACGCTTTCCCACATCAGCCGACGAATCGCAGCCGCCGGAATCGACGTGAGCCACATTTCGGGCCTGAACCGAACCCAGCAGGAACTCCCGTTCACCGACGACGAGCTCAGGGTCGCGGCAGCGGCTGCGTCCAGTGTCCGCGAGACGGCCCGGCTGCTCGGTGTGCCCGACGACAGCCGCTCACGTGCCGCACTGAGGCATATGCTCGACAAGCGGGGAATCGATGTCGACCACTTCAGCCACCGGCGCCCGAAGGTGGAGAAAAGCCGGCTGCGGGCCGCGGTCTCCACAGCCGAAAGCTTCGCCGATGTCATGCGCACCCTGGAGCTCCCGGTGACCGATCAGAACCACCGCAGAGTGCGGCGGTGGGCAGCCGAATTCGCACTCGACACCTCGCACTTCAAGCGGCGCACCTGGGGCACGGTGCGCGTCGCCCCACCCAAGTCGATCGCGGACACGGTGCTCCGCGTGCGCCCCGAGGGATCGTCCCGGGAAAACCGGGACCGTCTCCACCGAGCTCTTGCGGAGGTCGGTGTCCCCTACCGCTGCGTCTCATGCGGAAGTAGAGGCGGGTGGATGCGCGGCCGCATCACCCTTCACATCGACCACATCGACGGGAACTGGCTCGACAATCGCCGGGAGAACCTGCGCTACCTCTGCCCCAACTGCCATGCCCTGACAGAGACGTGGTGCCGGAATCGACGGGGCCGCACCTCTCAAACGGATGCCGAACGACCGGTACCATGTCAGACGGCCAGCGGCGGTGGCGCAGTGGCGACGCAGCAGACTTAG
- a CDS encoding HAM1-like protein (HAM1-like protein [Streptomyces scabiei 87.22];~NTPase/HAM1. This family consists of the HAM1 protein and pyrophosphate-releasing xanthosine/ inosine triphosphatase. HAM1 protects the cell against mutagenesis by the base analog 6-N-hydroxylaminopurine (HAP) in E. Coli and S. cerevisiae. A...; cd00515;~dimerization interface [polypeptide binding];~identified by MetaGeneAnnotator; putative), with product MTRLILATRNAGKITELHAILADAGLDHELVGADAYPDIPDVKETGVTFAENALLKAHALAQATGLPAVADDSGLCVDVLGGAPGIFSARWAGRHGDDKANLDLLLAQLADIDDTHRAAHFACAAALALPDGTERVVEGRLTGTLRHTPAGTNGFGYDPILQPDGHTVTCAELTPAEKNAISHRGQAFRALVPVVRELLG from the coding sequence ATGACCCGTCTGATCCTCGCCACCCGCAACGCGGGCAAGATCACCGAACTCCACGCGATCCTCGCCGACGCAGGCCTCGACCACGAACTCGTCGGCGCGGACGCCTACCCCGACATCCCCGACGTCAAGGAAACCGGCGTCACCTTCGCGGAGAACGCCCTCCTCAAGGCCCACGCCCTCGCCCAGGCCACCGGCCTGCCCGCCGTCGCCGACGACTCCGGCCTCTGCGTCGACGTCCTCGGCGGCGCCCCCGGCATCTTCTCCGCCCGCTGGGCCGGCCGCCACGGCGATGACAAGGCCAACCTCGACCTTCTCCTGGCCCAGCTCGCCGACATCGACGACACCCACCGCGCCGCCCACTTCGCCTGCGCCGCGGCCCTCGCCCTCCCCGACGGTACGGAGCGAGTCGTCGAAGGCCGCCTCACCGGCACCCTCCGCCACACCCCGGCCGGCACGAACGGCTTCGGCTACGACCCGATCCTCCAGCCCGACGGCCACACGGTGACCTGCGCCGAACTGACCCCGGCCGAAAAGAACGCGATCAGCCACCGCGGCCAGGCGTTCAGGGCCCTGGTCCCGGTGGTCCGCGAACTGCTGGGCTGA
- a CDS encoding hypothetical protein (identified by MetaGeneAnnotator; putative;~secreted protein [Streptomyces venezuelae ATCC10712]) — translation MKRRRTAALAVAITTTAALTALTGCGALDKAVDCVKTADAIATSVDKLQQAVGNATDDPTRIDQALDDINTELGKLKDTTDNADLSKAVDDLTKGVDSVRTAVKNGDATPDLKPVTDAAGEIGKVCTPG, via the coding sequence GTGAAGCGCCGCCGCACCGCAGCCCTCGCAGTCGCCATCACCACGACAGCCGCACTCACCGCGCTCACCGGCTGCGGAGCCCTCGACAAGGCCGTGGACTGCGTCAAGACCGCCGACGCCATAGCCACCTCCGTCGACAAGCTCCAGCAGGCCGTCGGCAACGCCACCGACGACCCGACCCGGATCGACCAGGCGCTCGACGACATCAACACCGAGCTCGGCAAGCTCAAGGACACGACGGACAACGCCGACCTCTCCAAGGCCGTCGACGACCTCACCAAGGGCGTCGACTCCGTCCGCACCGCCGTCAAGAACGGCGACGCCACCCCGGACCTCAAGCCCGTCACCGACGCGGCCGGCGAGATAGGCAAGGTCTGCACCCCCGGATAA
- a CDS encoding ribonuclease PH (Ribonuclease PH [Streptomyces venezuelae ATCC10712];~Ribonuclease PH; cd11362;~hexamer interface [polypeptide binding];~identified by MetaGeneAnnotator; putative;~ribonuclease PH; Reviewed; PRK00173), with product MPLGSDHVSHRRPYPQQLRPVTIERGWSKHAEGSVLISFGDTKVFCTASVTEGVPRWRKGSGEGWVTGEYSMLPRATNTRGDRESVRGKIGGRTHEISRLIGRSLRAVIDYKALGENTIVLDCDVLQADGGTRTAAITGAYVALADAITWAQSKKLVKAGRKPLTGTVSAVSVGIVDGTPLLDLCYEEDVRAETDMNVVCTGDGRFVEVQGTAEAEPFDRDELNKLLDLASGGCAELADLQRKALEGTL from the coding sequence ATGCCACTAGGCTCGGACCATGTCTCGCATCGACGGCCGTACCCCCAGCAGCTCCGCCCCGTCACCATCGAACGCGGCTGGAGCAAGCACGCCGAAGGCTCCGTCCTCATCTCCTTCGGCGACACCAAGGTCTTCTGCACCGCCTCCGTCACCGAAGGCGTCCCCCGCTGGCGCAAGGGCAGCGGCGAAGGCTGGGTCACCGGCGAATACTCCATGCTCCCCCGCGCCACCAACACCCGCGGCGACCGCGAATCCGTCCGCGGCAAGATCGGCGGCCGCACCCACGAGATCTCCCGCCTCATCGGCCGCTCCCTGCGCGCCGTCATCGACTACAAGGCCCTCGGCGAGAACACCATCGTCCTCGACTGCGACGTCCTCCAGGCCGACGGCGGCACCCGCACCGCCGCCATCACCGGCGCCTACGTCGCCCTCGCCGACGCCATCACCTGGGCCCAGTCCAAGAAGCTCGTCAAGGCCGGCCGCAAGCCCCTCACCGGCACCGTCTCCGCCGTCTCCGTCGGCATCGTCGACGGCACCCCCCTCCTCGACCTCTGCTACGAGGAGGACGTCCGCGCCGAGACCGACATGAACGTCGTCTGCACCGGCGACGGCCGCTTCGTCGAGGTCCAGGGCACCGCCGAAGCCGAGCCCTTCGACCGCGACGAGCTCAACAAGCTCCTCGACCTCGCCTCCGGCGGCTGCGCCGAACTCGCCGACCTCCAGCGCAAGGCCCTCGAAGGAACTCTCTGA
- a CDS encoding phosphotransferase system EIIB/cysteine, phosphorylation protein (PFAM: Phosphotransferase system EIIB/cysteine, phosphorylation site; KEGG: phosphotransferase system EIIB/cysteine, phosphorylation site;~PTS_IIB, PTS system, glucose/sucrose specific IIB subunit. The bacterial phosphoenolpyruvate: sugar phosphotransferase system (PTS) isa multi-protein system involved in the regulation of a variety of metabolic and transcriptional processes. This family...; cd00212;~active site turn [active];~identified by MetaGeneAnnotator; putative;~phosphorylation site [posttranslational modification];~phosphotransferase system EIIB/cysteine, phosphorylation protein [Cellulomonas fimi ATCC484]) — protein MASKAEKIVAGLGGIDNIEEVEGCITRLRTEVSDASLVDEAALKAAGAHGVVKMGTAIQVVIGTDADPIAGEIEDMM, from the coding sequence ATGGCCAGCAAGGCTGAGAAGATCGTCGCCGGGCTCGGCGGCATCGACAACATCGAAGAAGTCGAAGGCTGCATCACCCGCCTCCGCACCGAGGTCTCCGACGCCAGTCTCGTCGACGAAGCCGCCCTCAAGGCCGCCGGCGCCCACGGCGTCGTCAAGATGGGCACCGCGATCCAGGTCGTCATCGGCACCGACGCCGACCCCATCGCCGGCGAGATCGAAGACATGATGTGA